Proteins found in one Osmerus mordax isolate fOsmMor3 chromosome 20, fOsmMor3.pri, whole genome shotgun sequence genomic segment:
- the il1b gene encoding interleukin-1 beta, with protein MISCSVCVQDEPAEQEQPSVCEMKIHLVAQNSHNKFYEVANLALMLYKMKVKPSGPESVLEDRLDERPCRQCGVTTLCGGSSGTFTQCDKKVECSLFDCNQKMLVRKDSQALQLQATHLKENMDYKKVTFKLVKYVNPQARGRDAVILWIAGSSKILSCTRPHDSNTPILKLEKENCEQLKSIEAMGEMARFLFYRRTVDVYDTIFESVKFPGWLIRSSLSEHKPVEMCEKDTTTKLFRFKERV; from the exons ATGATTTCATgctctgtttgtgtgcaggATGAACCAGCAGAGCAGGAGCAACCGTCTGTGTGTGAAATGAAAATACACCTGGTTGCCCAGAACAGCCATAATAAGTTTTATGAAGTAGCTAACCTGGCGCTGATGCTGTATAAAATGAAAGTCAAACCCAGTGGCCCAGAGTCTGTCTTGGAGGACCGGTTGGATG agagaccaTGTCGTCAGTGCGGGGTCACTACACTGTGTGGGGGTTCTAGTGGGACATTCACGCAATGTGATAAGAAGGTAGAATGCAGTCTGTTTGACTGTAACCAGAAGATGTTGGTGCGAAAGGACTCCCAGGCACTGCAGCTACAGGCCACCCACCTGAAGGAAAACATGGATTACAAGAAAG TGACTTTTAAACTGGTAAAGTATGTAAATCCCCAAGCACGAGGGCGTGATGCAGTTATCCTATGGATTGCCGGCAGCAGCAAAATCCTCTCCTGCACCAGGCCACATGACTCTAACACTCCTATCCTGAAGCTGGAA AAAGAGAATTGTGAGCAGTTAAAGAGCATTGAAGCCATGGGCGAAATGGCACGTTTTCTCTTCTACAGGAGAACTGTTGACGTTTACGATACCATTTTTGAATCAGTGAAGTTTCCTGGCTGGTTAATCCGGAGCTCATTGTCAGAACACAAGCCAGTGGAGATGTGTGAGAAAGACACTACCACCAAACTCTTCAGGTTTAAAgagcgtgtgtaa